DNA from Mustela erminea isolate mMusErm1 chromosome 18, mMusErm1.Pri, whole genome shotgun sequence:
GGGACTGTATCAGAGCCTGTTCCCCTCAAAGGCCAGCAGGGAGGGACTCCTGGTCTCCAGGACCACCTCGGCCAGGTCCTGGTGAGGCAGTGGCACTCAGTGGGTAGACACAGCAAGtggtccccctgcccccctcccccaggtgccctgaccttGATAGGGGTCAGCGTCTACATCAGCTACTCCCACCTGGCCTTCGCCGAGACCGCCCGCCAGTACGGCCCCCGGCACGTGCAGGACATCCGCATCAGCTTCGGCTGGTCTCTAGCCCTGGCCTGGGGCTCCTGCGCCTCCGAGGCACTCAGCGGCTTCCTCCTGCTCGTGGCAGCCCGAGCCCTCAGCCTCAGCCGGCAGCCGGGGGACCCCCACTCTGTGGTCATCTGAGTCCCAGAGGGGCAAGTGGCAGGGGCGAGGGACAGAGTTTCCCTTTGCATCTGCAGGCCTGGCTGGAGATCTTGTTGGGAGGGGCacctgcggggtggggggctgggagcagagccaAGGAGCCAGGTTCCTGTTGCCTGGCAAAGCCGGATGTTTTGGGGGCCCCCTGCCCAGTTTATGCCCTTTAGGGACTAACTGGTGTGACTCTTTCTTGGGAATGAGAAAAGGGAGTCCCAGAAAGAGTCAGCAAGTGACCCAAAGGAACGTTAacggggtcggggtgggggtgctgcAGGTTCCCGGTGCTCAGCAGGTCCCCTTGCCTCTCGAGGACATGGCCTGCCCTCGCCCTCCCCCATCAGCCCTGGTGTGCCCCACTGTCCTCCTTCCTGGGGCCCCGGGGCAGGTGCAGGAGCTGCCCGCTGTGCTGGGGGGGAGGGAGTGTGGAGTTAGGCGCCGAGCCCAGTGTCACCTGCGCATCTGCGTGTCCCGTCCTCCAGTCGCACTTCACGTTAGCGACCCTTCACCCGTTGTACAGAAGGGGGCTCCGAGGTCCAGACTACCCCGGAGCACGTGGCAGGGCCAGATGCCCCTCCAGGCTGGCGGGCCTCCCAGGCCTCTGTTCAGTCCCCTGGCTGGAAGGCAGGTGTTGGCGGGGAGGATCCTGGGCTGGGTGCGGGGGAGCCGGGAGTCCCCTGGGATTTGCAAGGGCAGCTGAGTGGGCTGGACACACGCTGCCCCCTCCCTGTTCTCAGGCCTCTGTCCTTGTCCTGGGGCGGCTGCTGCTTTTGCTGGACCCCATCCTCCCATCTGCAGCCcccccggggggcgggggaatGTCTGtgactgcgggggggggggggccgggggaggggggc
Protein-coding regions in this window:
- the TMEM235 gene encoding LOW QUALITY PROTEIN: transmembrane protein 235 (The sequence of the model RefSeq protein was modified relative to this genomic sequence to represent the inferred CDS: deleted 2 bases in 1 codon), translated to MAWLGAQLLAAALGALLSFALLAAAVASDYWYVLEVADAGNSTGRAARLSSHSGLWRVCEGQNSCIPLIDPFTSGNLDVPTSVQHLISLHRAVMVTLPLSLVLVVCGWICGLLGSLTRSVVLLFFTGCYFLLGGALTLIGVSVYISYSHLAFAETARQYGPRHVQDIRISFGWSLALAWGSCASEALSGFLLLVAARALSLSAAGGPPLCGHLSPRGASGRGEGQSFPLHLQAWLEILLGGAPAGWGAGSRAKEPGSCCLAKPDVLGAPCPVYAL